A genome region from Macrotis lagotis isolate mMagLag1 chromosome 4, bilby.v1.9.chrom.fasta, whole genome shotgun sequence includes the following:
- the LOC141520829 gene encoding uncharacterized protein LOC141520829 produces MDLGASGWSASFTARVGMERGPPGPPALAGPSLWGGPRASAYKAGVSQMSEVTRPMTQGALGRGMGPWVRGGGGRRAPSIPRARGPPRGADDLHGPAPSSSSSVPGLAGEAERSGRERARGPPSVSLQKAHPGPAPSPVPSPVPREQPGRGAAGADTHSGPHAGSRKLRVACWELQFAGAPALPPGPALSALMQASFRPLLRSPSPPLRGSRGAHAHSSSRLLLLFWVTRARARPRVRARARALNKAGPRWPGRVRLKPGASWAWRKPGRGGREGGKEQEGKEGARGGPRRAQPRIEAPAGGSRVARRPGARHRQGAGGAGGGLAGILARAAARAGLPGRPPTLGSFLPRRTLP; encoded by the exons ATGGACTTGGGCGCCAGCGGCTGGTCCGCCAGCTTCACCGCCAG AGTCGGGATGGAACGCGGCCCCCCGGGACCCCCAGCCCTGGCGGGGCCGAGCCTTTGGGGGGGCCCCCGAGCTTCCGCCTACAAAGCTGGGGTTTCCCAAATGTCAGAGGTCACACGTCCCATGACTCAGGGGGCGCTAGGGCGGGGGATGGGCCCCTGGGTCCGCGGGGGGGGGGGTCGGAGGGCGCCCAGCATCCCCCGCGCTCGGGGCCCTCCCCGGGGAGCCGATGACCTGCACGGTCCAgctccatcatcatcatcctcagtCCCGGGGCTCGCGGGGGAGGCCGAGCGGTCCGGGAGGGAGCGAGCGCGGGGGCCGCCGTCGGTGTCGCTGCAGAAAGCCCACCCGGGGCCCGCGCCCTCGCCCGTCCCCTCACCCGTCCCGCGGGAGCAGCCCGGCCGCGGAGCCGCCGGGGCGGACACTCACTCTGGCCCTCACGCCGGAAGCCGGAAGCTCCGCGTTGCATGCTGGGAATTGCAGTTTGCTGGGGCCCCGGCCCTCCCTCCCGGCCCCGCGCTCTCCGCGCTCATGCAGGCATCCTTCCGCCCACTCCTCCGCTCCCCAAGCCCGCCTCTTCGGGGATCGCGCGGTGCGCATGCTCACTCAAGCTCGcggctcctcctcctcttctggGTCACTCGAGCACGAGCGCGGCCGCGAGTGCGAGCGCGTGCGCGTGCGCTCAACAAGGCGGGGCCAAGATGGCCCGGGCGGGTCCGTTTGAAGCCGGGCGCCTCCTGGGCCTGGAGAAAGCCGGGGCGgggaggcagggaaggagggaaggagcaagaagggaaggaaggggccCGGGGCGGGCCGCGCCGCGCCCAGCCGAGGATCGAGGCGCCGGCCGGGGGTTCTCGCGTAGCTCGAAGGCCCGGAGCGCGGCACCGGCagggggcggggggggcgggCGGCGGCCTCGCCGGGATTCTCGCGAGAGCAGCGGCGCGCGCCGGCCTCCCGGGGCGCCCCCCCACCCTAGGCAGCTTCCTTCCCCGCAGGACTTTGCCGTGA